The following are from one region of the Nicotiana tabacum cultivar K326 chromosome 3, ASM71507v2, whole genome shotgun sequence genome:
- the LOC107826602 gene encoding uncharacterized protein LOC107826602 produces MTELVGTHTESIQKLEMQKRDLSREQKPKQKGTLPSDTIVNPKGSGSGPTSHVIAITTRSGKVLQGEGEQVVEVEEFEEGVEVEEPSVIKIEKISEDVQVQKENREKVKEKFYDILKKLSVNIPFVEAFQEMPGFAKYLKDLITKKKTTKNEVVNVTHRVEQLLEVFKEHKQDTGCTIEDIRGIPAGICEHKIQLESETKPSVEHQRRLNPSMQEVDRKGTQNQVADHLSRLEEAGRPKVDLEINDAFPDEHILALPSTFAPWCVPEEEIMPILKACHDSPVGVHHGGNRTAAKVLECGYYRTSIYHDSNQMVKVCDQCQRQGSISKRHEMPMHFVMETEIFNVWGIDFMGPFAFTGLLEKYGIKHKVATPYHPQSSGQVEVSNREIKSILAKNVNANRTDWSRKLDDTLWAYRTTYKTPIGTSPYRLVFEKSCHLPGELEHKAMWALKRLNLDWAEASNLRLTQLKEMEESVSMLMKAHPCTKKG; encoded by the exons ATGACCGAGCTTGTTGGCACTCATACTGAATCCATTCAAAAATTGGAGATGCAAAAGAGAGACCTCTCTAGGgaacaaaaaccaaaacaaaagggAACACTCCCTAGTGACACAATTGTGAACCCAAAGGGTAGTGGGAGTGGACCAACTTCTCATGTCATAGCAATTACTACTCGGAGTGGGAAGGTACTACAAGGAGAGGGTGAACAAGTGGTTGAGGTAGAAGAGTTCGAGGAAGGGGTTGAGGTTGAAGAGCCAAGTGTTATCAAAATTGAGAAGATTTCAGAAGATGTGCAAGTGCAAAAAGAGAACCGGGAAAAggtaaaggaaaag TTCTACGACATTCTCAAGAAATTATCGGTGAATAttccatttgtggaagcatttcaagagatgccGGGTTTTGCTAAGtatttgaaagatttgatcaCCAAGAAGAAAACCACCAaaaatgaagtggtgaatgtgactcaccgg GTAGAACAATTGTTGGAAGTCTTTAAGGAGCATAAGCAAGACACTGGATGTACAATTGAGGACATCCGTGGGATTCCCGCGGGAATTTGTGAGCACAAAATTCAATTGGAAAGTGAAACAAAaccaagtgtggaacatcaaCGACGGTTGAACCCgtcaatgcaagaggtg GATCGTAAGGGAACtcaaaatcaagtggcggatcaTTTATCAAGGCTTGAGGAGGCAGGGAGACCAAAGGTAGATCTTGAGATCAATGATGCATTCCCAGATGAACACATATTGGCACTACCAAGCACTTTTGCTCCTTG GTGTGTTCCGGAAGAAGAGATTATGCCTATTCTAAAGGCATGCCACGACTCACCGGTTGGGGTTCATCATGGAGGAAATCGAACGGCGGCTAAGGTTCTTGAATGTGGTTACTATCGGACTTCAATCTATCATGATTCCAATCAAATGGTCAAGGTTTGTGACCAATGCCAAAGACAAGGTTCAATCTCCAAGAGGCATGAAATGCCAATGCACTTTGTGATGGAGACAGAAATCTTCAACGTATGGggaattgatttcatgggcccctTT GCTTTCACGGGGCTACTTGAGAAATATGGAATCAAGCACAAGGTCgccacaccttatcatccgcaatcaagtggtcaagttgaggtTTCTAACCGGGAGATCAAAAGCATTCTAGCAAAGAATGTCAATGCAAACAGGACCGACTGGTCAAGGAAACTAGATGACACATTGTGGGCATACCGAACGACGTACAAGACTCCTATTGGTACTTCTCCTTATCGGTTAGTCTTCGAAAAATCTTGTCATCTACCCGGGGAACtggagcacaaggccatgtgggcgttAAAGAGGTTGAACTTGGACTGGGCTGAGGCTTCAAATTTGAGGTTAACACAACTAAAGGAAATGGAGGAATCCGTTTCCATGCTTATGAAAGCGCATCCGtgtacaaagaaaggatga